The Nitrosopumilus cobalaminigenes genome contains a region encoding:
- a CDS encoding AsnC family transcriptional regulator codes for MDNLDMKILNRLLNNCRESDRQIGIELGISGGAVRARIRKMQANKIIEDFFIKVEPPVLGYGILYFVVTGENISEILEQASLVGEPYFVVPCVGGITVCGISIKENMNQKIELAKKLMKDVRVLSIFEAENPGFSSNLTKTDLEILEELIKNPRQKIEQIAKNTKMSTKTITRCIEKLHDNDGIQFTLVYDPKKIETFIPHAILTWIEGDLKETLETLNDSFSESYLQIPFIAKNQIVLFMYSDSIFKMDELTQKVRNIKNVKSADLFIPKKISFYIKWIEKAINDFKKSPKLHLSYQTN; via the coding sequence ATGGACAATTTAGATATGAAAATCTTGAATAGATTATTGAACAACTGTAGAGAATCTGATAGGCAAATAGGCATAGAATTAGGAATTTCAGGAGGTGCAGTTAGAGCCAGAATTCGAAAGATGCAGGCAAATAAGATCATTGAGGATTTCTTCATCAAAGTTGAGCCTCCAGTATTGGGATATGGTATATTGTACTTTGTAGTGACAGGAGAGAATATTTCAGAAATTTTAGAACAAGCAAGCCTTGTGGGTGAACCATATTTTGTTGTACCATGTGTAGGAGGAATAACAGTTTGTGGGATTTCTATTAAAGAAAACATGAATCAAAAAATTGAACTTGCAAAAAAATTGATGAAAGATGTTAGGGTTCTAAGTATTTTTGAGGCAGAAAATCCCGGATTCAGTTCAAATTTAACAAAAACAGATTTGGAGATTTTAGAAGAACTAATCAAAAATCCTAGACAAAAAATTGAACAAATTGCAAAGAATACAAAAATGTCAACTAAAACAATTACCAGATGTATAGAAAAACTTCATGATAATGATGGAATTCAATTTACCTTAGTTTATGATCCAAAGAAAATTGAAACTTTTATTCCTCATGCTATACTAACATGGATTGAAGGAGATTTAAAAGAAACATTAGAAACTTTGAATGATTCATTTTCAGAATCATATTTACAAATTCCTTTTATAGCAAAAAACCAAATTGTTTTGTTTATGTATAGTGATAGTATTTTTAAAATGGATGAACTAACACAAAAAGTTAGAAATATTAAAAATGTAAAATCAGCAGATTTGTTCATTCCAAAAAAGATTTCATTTTACATTAAATGGATTGAAAAAGCTATTAATGATTTCAAAAAATCACCTAAACTACATTTATCTTATCAAACAAATTAA
- a CDS encoding NUDIX hydrolase, producing the protein MKETKIYEGKILGLSVYDGKIEGRKVKREVIKHRGAAAMLAFDENKKIILVKQHRFPHGYVLEIPAGTLEKKEEPIKCAFRELEEETGYRAKKMTPLITYYPSIGYNAEIIHCFVASGLKKISDLKLDEDEILSVVKMDFKKVLSMIKTGKIQDSKTICAILTYAAKKKLY; encoded by the coding sequence ATGAAAGAAACAAAGATCTATGAAGGAAAAATTTTAGGTCTTAGTGTTTATGATGGAAAAATAGAAGGTAGAAAAGTCAAACGTGAAGTTATTAAACATAGGGGAGCTGCAGCAATGCTTGCTTTTGACGAAAACAAAAAAATTATTCTAGTTAAACAACATAGATTTCCACATGGGTATGTTCTAGAAATTCCTGCTGGAACACTAGAAAAAAAAGAAGAGCCAATAAAATGTGCATTTAGAGAATTAGAAGAAGAAACAGGATATAGGGCGAAAAAGATGACTCCTTTGATTACGTATTATCCGTCAATTGGTTATAATGCAGAGATAATTCATTGTTTTGTAGCCTCAGGATTAAAGAAAATTTCAGATTTGAAACTAGATGAGGATGAGATTTTATCAGTTGTAAAAATGGATTTCAAAAAGGTACTATCTATGATTAAAACAGGTAAAATTCAGGATTCAAAAACAATTTGTGCAATTTTGACTTATGCTGCAAAGAAAAAATTGTATTAA
- a CDS encoding phosphate signaling complex PhoU family protein produces the protein MTKFVRRLQRIGSSILVSLPKEWVDANNLDKSSQVELETGQDSISISANKETRPTKELVISYPLPKEENIVANITGAYLLGYDVIEINSKSIIPGKDREEIRNSMRRLVGMEIIEEDASHINMQFLLDATTLNPAKILKRMSSIALGMYDDVLTGLISDDKSNLQTLSNRDVEVNRQYFLLVRLIRSTLVDKRLANVFNLENIDVLDYRVAANVLENAGDSIVELSNFIFNFSLSKEYSKKIYDVVRDFNKLAEKSIDAFTKPDRFLAIEAISMHKQYEDKLSLLRTSLGTKKQIPLDFLDLVYMFERIAQSWADVADLVQPIYNE, from the coding sequence TTGATAAAAGTAGCCAAGTAGAACTTGAAACTGGTCAAGATAGTATTTCTATTTCTGCAAATAAAGAAACTAGACCTACAAAAGAACTTGTGATTTCTTATCCATTACCTAAAGAAGAAAATATTGTTGCAAACATTACAGGAGCTTATTTGTTAGGATATGATGTAATAGAAATTAATTCAAAATCAATTATTCCTGGAAAAGATAGAGAAGAAATACGTAATTCAATGAGACGTTTAGTTGGTATGGAAATAATTGAAGAGGATGCATCTCATATTAACATGCAATTCCTTTTAGATGCCACAACTCTTAATCCTGCAAAAATTCTCAAACGAATGAGTTCTATTGCACTTGGTATGTATGATGATGTATTAACTGGATTAATTTCTGATGACAAATCAAATTTGCAAACTTTATCAAATCGGGATGTTGAAGTAAACAGACAGTATTTCTTACTTGTTCGTTTAATTCGAAGTACTCTTGTTGATAAGAGGTTAGCTAATGTATTTAATTTAGAAAATATAGATGTGTTAGATTACAGAGTTGCTGCTAATGTTTTGGAAAATGCAGGAGATTCAATTGTTGAATTATCAAATTTTATTTTCAATTTTTCTCTATCAAAAGAATATTCAAAGAAAATCTATGATGTAGTTAGAGATTTTAATAAACTTGCAGAAAAATCTATTGATGCATTTACAAAACCTGATAGATTTTTAGCTATTGAAGCTATTTCTATGCATAAACAATACGAAGATAAACTTAGTTTGCTCAGAACCAGCTTGGGTACTAAAAAACAAATCCCATTGGATTTTCTTGATTTAGTATACATGTTTGAAAGAATTGCACAATCTTGGGCTGATGTAGCTGATCTAGTACAGCCTATTTACAATGAATAA